GATTCCGTGACCGCGACATGTCCGTGTGATGTGATATTCGCCATCTCGACGACGCCATAATAGCCCGGACCGATGGCATAGGGATATGCCGAATTGCCGCTTGAATCGATCGTCACGAAATAGGCATAGATACTGTCGGGATACTCCGGTGTGACAGTCCACCGGCCGTTATAGCGGTCAAGCGTGCCGAGCCCCTCCACATATTCAAAGTCTTCCACATAATAACCCAGGGGAAAGCCGCCCGAAACATTCGGACCGTACTGGGAGGGTGAGAGAACCGTCCCGTCGGGCAGAGTGGTTCGTTGCGTGATACTCCTCAACCGGTAGCCGCTCTCCATCCGTTTGATTCCGCCCGAACCGTCGGCGTTCGCGAAGCCGTAGGGGCCGTACATGGGATATCCATCGAACGCGTAACCAAGCAACGGCGAATGTTGGGACGAGTCTGCCGCATAAAGACACCGGGGATTCTGGTGATGATGGTAGACGCCTCCGGGCGCGGGGTGTCCCAGACAGGCGTCAAAACTGGACGCTTCGACGAAGACAGCGTTCTGATGCCAGATATTCTGATTCTGGTACGACATGGCGTCGAGCGCGTTAAAGGTTGCAACCCCGTTGACCCACGCGGCGATGGTTCCGAGGGGAGTCGGCGTTTTTGTCCCGTTATTGACCGACGGGTTCCTCGGAATCTTGAACACAAAATTCTGGTTGGCGGGAATATTGGGATCGCCCGGCCAGGGGCCGATCGAGTATCCCGGGATATCGGAACTGCTGACGTAGACGCTGTTTGCCGAATACCGGACGAGCTGGACGTTCGCCGGGAGATTGTTGTAACCGGTCAACCCCGTGGTATTCCTCAGCCATGAAGCAAGCTCGGGCGGATCGGGTTGTGCGATGGTGAGGGAAATTGCGGCAAGGGTGAAGAAAAGGGCCAGTGGGACTATTTTCATAGCGAGATATCCTGCTTTTTGAGTAACCCGGTTAAAGCGCGTTGAGGCTCCGCTCCATGAGCATGATTGATTTGTGCCCGACGATCGATTCGAAGGGGCGCTTGCCGCGAAAAGTGAACTCCTTGTACGGGATATGGAAACGCTCGACGAAGCCGAGAGCTCGAAAAACATGCTGAGATACGTTGCCGGTAGCTTCTGTGATCGCCCGTTCGTAGCCTTCCTTCTTGCCGTTGGCGAGAGTCAGTCGAACGAGCGTTCTCGCGATTCCTCTGCCTCCGAAATCGGG
The sequence above is a segment of the Bacteroidota bacterium genome. Coding sequences within it:
- a CDS encoding YHYH protein, with translation MKIVPLALFFTLAAISLTIAQPDPPELASWLRNTTGLTGYNNLPANVQLVRYSANSVYVSSSDIPGYSIGPWPGDPNIPANQNFVFKIPRNPSVNNGTKTPTPLGTIAAWVNGVATFNALDAMSYQNQNIWHQNAVFVEASSFDACLGHPAPGGVYHHHQNPRCLYAADSSQHSPLLGYAFDGYPMYGPYGFANADGSGGIKRMESGYRLRSITQRTTLPDGTVLSPSQYGPNVSGGFPLGYYVEDFEYVEGLGTLDRYNGRWTVTPEYPDSIYAYFVTIDSSGNSAYPYAIGPGYYGVVEMANITSHGHVAVTESVMTYNPVTAVRVGGSGVLPSRIGLYQNYPNPFNPSTTIRYELARGGEVSLRVYDLFGREVVILVDGVKPAGTYEVNFDAGAWPGGVYFYRLQAGRSGLVKKLVLLK